The Henckelia pumila isolate YLH828 unplaced genomic scaffold, ASM3356847v2 CTG_461:::fragment_3, whole genome shotgun sequence genome window below encodes:
- the LOC140871424 gene encoding pectate lyase-like, with amino-acid sequence MALSHCKLPLIILFCLVFLVDNVPKSVANIANYDEYLQKRSEESFQDSLSAFNPNPEELTDQFNEQVGEVLVSSNLTRRSLKESDCSATNPIDRCWRCDPNWAKDRKKLADCARGFGHHATGGKDGRYYVVTDPSDDDMFNPKPGTLRHAVIQPEPLWIVFDHHMIITLREELIFESDKTIDGRGAVVHIAYGAGLTLQFVKNVIIHNIWIHDILPSNGGMIRDSLDHIGLRTRSDGDGISVFGSSNLWIDHVSLSKCSDGLIDAIEGSTAITISNCKFNNHNDVMLLGAHDITTKDSIMQVTVAFNRFGRGLVQRMPRCRWGFFHVVNNDYSHWEMYAIGGSAHPTILSQGNRFRASNGPFTKEVTKRDYATKDEWMKWQWRSEGDKFMNGAYFVQSGPKFKHSKSPLKKRNMVKFKPGTYAGRLTRFAGARKCIEGKPC; translated from the exons ATGGCGCTAAGTCATTGTAAATTACCATTAATAATTCTCTTCTGCCTTGTTTTTCTTGTGGATAATGTACCAAAATCTGTAGCTAATATTGCAAATTACGATGAGTATTTGCAAAAGAGATCGGAGGAATCTTTCCAGGATTCATTGAGCGCATTTAACCCGAATCCCGAGGAACTTACGGATCAGTTCAACGAACAAGTTGGAGA GGTATTGGTAAGCTCGAATTTGACGAGGAGGAGCCTCAAAGAAAGCGACTGCTCGGCAACGAACCCCATCGACAGGTGCTGGCGATGCGACCCCAACTGGGCCAAGGACCGGAAGAAGCTAGCTGATTGTGCTAGAGGCTTCGGCCACCATGCCACGGGTGGCAAGGACGGTCGGTACTACGTTGTGACGGACCCCTCGGATGATGACATGTTTAATCCGAAACCAGGGACCCTCCGGCACGCGGTCATCCAGCCGGAGCCGCTGTGGATCGTTTTTGATCATCACATGATCATCACGCTAAGGGAAGAGCTCATTTTCGAAAGCGACAAAACCATTGATGGAAGAGGTGCGGTTGTTCACATTGCCTATGGGGCTGGTTTGACCCTGCAATTTGTGAAGAATGTTATCATACACAATATTTGGATTCATGATATTCTGCCGTCAAATGGTGGCATGATTCGGGATTCACTGGACCACATCGGACTCCGTACGAGGAGTGACGGTGATGGGATTTCGGTGTTTGGTTCAAGCAACCTATGGATTGATCATGTGTCCTTGTCTAAGTGTAGTGATGGGCTCATTGATGCGATTGAGGGTTCCACTGCTATCACCATATCCAACTGCAAATTCAACAACCACAATGAT GTGATGCTCTTGGGTGCCCATGATATTACTACCAAagattcaatcatgcaagtcaCAGTAGCATTCAATCGATTCGGAAGGGGTCTGGTGCAAAGGATGCCAAGGTGCCGATGGGGTTTCTTCCACGTCGTGAACAACGACTACTCCCACTGGGAAATGTATGCCATTGGTGGCAGCGCCCACCCCACCATTCTCAGCCAAGGGAACCGGTTCAGAGCCTCAAATGGCCCCTTCACCAAAGAG GTGACGAAGAGGGATTATGCTACCAAGGACGAATGGATGAAATGGCAATGGCGATCAGAAGGCGACAAGTTCATGAATGGAGCCTACTTTGTTCAGTCTGGGCCTAAGTTCAAGCACTCAAAAAGTCCTTTGAAAAAGAGAAATATGGTCAAGTTCAAGCCTGGTACCTATGCAGGAAGGCTCACACGTTTTGCTGGTGCACGCAAGTGCATTGAAGGCAAACCCTGCTAA
- the LOC140871425 gene encoding uncharacterized protein, whose amino-acid sequence MSSLWSSSLRLIVSQWRPNRDNRRYWILPHSRRISTFVPSPVASSIHDDNSSSPTKPHLGYDPSEELFGLSADLQSRKVASATSKPRSWFGPNGLYIRELPCPICRGRGYTPCTECGVERSRSDCLKCNGKGIVTCNQCLGDCVIWEEYIDEQPWEKAHSISPLKVKEDDEVDNLDIKLDVRRRTKRVYHPTAPEVSLKISRSLKSLNAKTGIFSKRMKLIHGDPMLRAQRAAAIKKTKGTADARKRASESMKDYFSDPENRHKRSIAMKGVKFYCHNCGGEGHRRNYCPQSTVRVALRQFRCRLCGEKGHNRRTCRRPKTSDQKITAQKIHHCKICGQSGHNRRTCPHLAEVESTVTVNEDASSPEGL is encoded by the exons ATGTCATCTTTATGGTCCTCATCACTCCGCCTCATAGTCTCTCAATGGCGGCCCAACCGTGATAATCGCCGCTACTGGATTTTGCCACATTCTAGGAGAATCTCCACTTTTGTTCCTTCCCCTGTCGCATCATCCATCCACGATGATAATTCTTCTTCCCCTACGAAACCACAC TTGGGCTATGATCCTTCCGAAGAATTGTTTGGACTGTCTGCTGATTTGCAATCAAG GAAGGTTGCTTCTGCTACATCCAAACCAAGGTCATGGTTTGGTCCAAATGGCCTATACATTAGAGAATTACCTTGCCCAATTTGCCGGGGAAGAGGTTACACTCCATGTACCGAATGTGGAGTAGAAAGGTCACGATCAGATTGTTTGAAATGTAATGGAAAG GGTATAGTGACTTGCAATCAGTGCCTTGGGGATTGTGTTATCTGGGAGGAGTACATCGATGAACAACCTTGGGAGAAAGCCCACTCAAT TTCTCCACTAAAAGTCaaggaagatgatgaagttgacAACTTGGATATAAAGCTAGATGTAAGAAGGAGAACCAAGAGAGTCTATCACCCTACTGCTCCCGAAGTCAGTTTGAAGATCAGTAGATCCTTAAAA AGCCTAAACGCGAAAACTGGAATATTTAGTAAAAGGATGAAGCTAATTCATGGGGATCCTATGCTACGTGCCCAACGAGCGGCGGCTATCAAG AAAACCAAGGGGACTGCTGATGCTAGAAAGCGTGCCTCTGAATCTATGAAAGATTACTTTAGTGATCCAGAGAATCGGCACAAGAGAAGCATTGCAATGAAAG GGGTAAAATTTTACTGCCATAATTGTGGAGGTGAGGGTCACAGGAGAAACTATTGTCCACAATCTACGGTCAGAGTTGCTCTCAGACAATTCCGATGTCGTTTGTGTGGTGAGAAGGGGCATAACAGAAGAACATGTCGTAGACCTAAAACAAGCGACCAAAAAATCACGGCACAGAAGATTCATCATTGCAAGATTTGTGGTCAAAGTGGTCATAACAGGAGAACTTGTCCACATCTGGCTGAAGTAGAATCGACTGTTACTGTAAATGAAGATGCTTCTTCTCCAGAAGGACTTTGA